In a single window of the Paenibacillus sp. MMS20-IR301 genome:
- a CDS encoding Rpn family recombination-promoting nuclease/putative transposase, with translation MELLDPRVDFVFKRIFASENNKDVLLAFLNVILLDAGAEPLDEVVLLNPYTDKDDPLDKQSIFDIWAKTASGKLINIEMQLFNQYDMEKRTLYYWSKRYSSQLQIGGRYVELKKCITINILNYNVLPNAHTHSVFHLREDSSGVPLIDDIEIHFLELPKLKKAAVPGEEGLINWLLFLKGIDTESWEVLRMNEPELQKAMETLEYLSQNPEARRKYEDRQKFLHDEASQRDGAQREGFAKGLEQGLKEGLKEGSKEAKLDIAKNLLQMGIELQTILASTGLTEEEIKSIN, from the coding sequence ATGGAGTTGCTTGATCCCCGGGTAGATTTTGTATTTAAACGGATCTTTGCCAGTGAGAATAATAAGGATGTGCTGCTGGCATTTCTGAACGTGATTCTGCTGGATGCTGGTGCTGAGCCGCTGGATGAAGTGGTGCTGCTTAACCCCTATACAGACAAAGATGATCCGCTTGATAAACAGTCTATATTTGATATCTGGGCAAAGACGGCCAGCGGCAAGCTGATTAATATTGAAATGCAGCTCTTTAACCAGTATGACATGGAAAAGCGGACCCTGTATTACTGGAGTAAACGTTATTCAAGCCAGCTGCAAATCGGCGGCCGTTATGTGGAGCTTAAGAAGTGTATAACGATTAATATCCTGAACTATAATGTATTGCCGAATGCACATACCCATAGTGTTTTTCACCTGCGGGAGGACAGCAGTGGTGTACCGCTTATCGATGATATAGAGATTCATTTTCTTGAACTGCCGAAGCTGAAGAAGGCTGCTGTACCTGGTGAAGAAGGGTTGATTAACTGGCTGCTTTTTTTGAAGGGAATCGATACAGAAAGCTGGGAGGTGTTGAGAATGAACGAGCCTGAATTACAGAAAGCAATGGAAACGCTGGAATATCTGAGCCAGAATCCCGAAGCCCGGCGCAAATATGAAGACCGGCAGAAGTTCCTGCATGATGAGGCCTCGCAAAGAGACGGCGCGCAGAGAGAAGGCTTTGCCAAGGGACTGGAGCAAGGTTTAAAAGAAGGATTAAAAGAAGGATCAAAGGAAGCTAAACTGGATATCGCCAAAAACTTACTTCAAATGGGAATTGAGCTGCAGACGATCCTAGCCTCAACCGGGCTTACGGAAGAGGAAATCAAGTCGATAAATTGA
- the spoIIGA gene encoding sigma-E processing peptidase SpoIIGA: MKPLVVYIDLIFAANLLIDGILLWLTSWLVKQKVSWWRLLLSAVVGAIYVVMMFVPELSFLYTFLIKFGLSVLMLWIAFGFKSLQSYLRALGAFYIINFAAAGGILGVHYLLQSSGDIWNGIIFTSSGGQAYRLKIGFWFVLALLPLILLLFKLIQSSRNRREQLETYIGEVTVEIDGVAVSCPGLLDTGNRLSDPLTGIPVMVMESSLWEGHLPPSWKGRLTQTGADTLVLEADGQSFAWQDRLRLVPYRGVNRGASFMLALKPDHVMIKLGGDTFHCKRVLIGLDGGTLSGDGAYRAVIHPDLTRKDSVIEAPAEKVMG, encoded by the coding sequence GTGAAACCACTGGTTGTCTATATTGATTTGATCTTTGCCGCCAATCTGCTGATCGACGGAATTCTATTGTGGCTGACCAGCTGGCTGGTCAAACAGAAGGTGTCCTGGTGGCGGCTGCTTCTCTCAGCGGTAGTTGGCGCAATTTATGTAGTGATGATGTTTGTGCCGGAGCTGTCCTTTCTGTACACCTTTCTTATCAAGTTCGGGTTGTCGGTATTAATGCTGTGGATAGCATTCGGCTTTAAGAGTCTGCAAAGCTACCTGCGGGCATTGGGAGCATTCTATATTATTAATTTTGCGGCGGCGGGAGGGATACTTGGGGTTCATTATTTGCTGCAAAGCTCAGGCGACATCTGGAACGGCATTATATTCACCTCTTCAGGGGGCCAAGCTTACCGGCTGAAGATTGGATTCTGGTTCGTGCTTGCACTGCTCCCGCTGATCCTGCTTCTCTTCAAGCTGATTCAATCCTCGCGGAATCGCAGGGAGCAGCTTGAAACTTATATCGGGGAAGTGACTGTTGAAATTGACGGAGTGGCTGTCAGCTGCCCCGGGCTGCTCGATACCGGGAACCGGCTCAGTGATCCGCTTACGGGAATACCGGTGATGGTGATGGAATCGTCACTGTGGGAAGGGCATCTGCCGCCTTCCTGGAAGGGCAGGCTGACACAGACGGGAGCTGATACGCTCGTTCTGGAAGCGGACGGGCAGTCCTTTGCCTGGCAGGACAGGTTGCGGCTGGTGCCTTACAGAGGCGTTAACCGCGGGGCCTCTTTCATGCTCGCGCTGAAGCCGGATCATGTAATGATAAAGCTTGGAGGGGACACCTTCCACTGTAAACGTGTGCTTATCGGGCTGGATGGAGGGACTCTGTCGGGGGACGGAGCGTATAGGGCGGTCATTCATCCTGACCTGACCCGCAAAGATAGTGTCATAGAGGCGCCGGCAGAGAAGGTTATGGGCTAA
- the sigE gene encoding RNA polymerase sporulation sigma factor SigE: MIKFKLVLQLQYYRMLFLLGLKSQEIYYIGGSEALPPPLTREEEEFLLQRLSSGDAAVRAMLIERNLRLVVYIARKFENTGINIEDLVSIGAIGLIKAVNTFDPEKKIKLATYASRCIENEILMYLRRNSKTRSEVSFDEPLNIDWDGNELLLSDVLGTENDTIYRNIEEQVDRKLLQKALEKLSERERLIMELRFGLRGGEEKTQKDVADLLGISQSYISRLEKRIIKRLRKEFNKMV; encoded by the coding sequence ATGATCAAATTCAAACTCGTGCTGCAATTGCAATATTACCGTATGCTGTTTCTGCTGGGACTGAAAAGCCAGGAAATTTATTATATCGGGGGAAGTGAGGCGCTGCCGCCGCCGCTAACACGGGAAGAGGAGGAATTTCTGCTCCAGCGGCTCTCCAGCGGTGATGCGGCTGTCCGGGCGATGCTGATTGAACGCAATCTGCGCCTTGTAGTCTACATCGCCCGGAAGTTTGAGAATACGGGCATCAACATAGAAGATCTGGTCTCGATCGGGGCGATCGGCCTGATCAAGGCCGTTAATACCTTTGATCCGGAGAAAAAAATCAAACTCGCCACCTACGCCTCGCGCTGCATCGAGAATGAAATTCTGATGTACCTGCGCCGCAACAGCAAAACACGGAGTGAAGTTTCTTTTGACGAACCGCTGAATATCGACTGGGACGGCAACGAACTGCTGCTCTCGGATGTGCTGGGTACAGAGAATGATACGATCTACCGTAACATTGAAGAACAGGTGGACCGAAAGCTGCTGCAGAAGGCGCTGGAGAAGCTCAGTGAGCGGGAAAGATTAATCATGGAGCTGCGGTTCGGGCTGCGCGGCGGTGAAGAAAAAACACAAAAGGATGTCGCTGATCTGCTGGGCATTTCCCAGTCGTATATCTCACGCCTCGAAAAAAGAATTATTAAACGGCTGCGCAAGGAGTTCAACAAGATGGTGTAA
- the sigG gene encoding RNA polymerase sporulation sigma factor SigG, which produces MTRNKVEICGVDTAKLPVLTNVEMRALFTSLQQQGERSAREKLVNGNLRLVLSVIQRFNNRGEFVDDLFQVGCIGLMKAIDNFDLSQNVKFSTYAVPMIIGEIRRYLRDNNPIRVSRSLRDIAYKALQVRDSLTNQNSREPTILEISEALGVPKEDVVFALDAIQDPVSLFEPIYHDGGDPIYVMDQISDDKNKDVSWIEEIALREAMQRLGQREKRILSMRFFEGKTQMEVADEIGISQAQVSRLEKSAIQQMQKHVKS; this is translated from the coding sequence ATGACCCGAAATAAAGTCGAGATTTGCGGTGTGGATACCGCCAAGCTGCCCGTTCTTACGAACGTGGAAATGCGGGCACTGTTCACTTCGCTGCAGCAGCAGGGCGAGCGATCCGCCAGAGAGAAATTGGTTAATGGTAACCTCAGGCTTGTGCTTAGCGTAATTCAAAGGTTCAATAATCGTGGAGAGTTCGTGGATGATCTGTTTCAGGTGGGCTGCATCGGACTCATGAAAGCCATCGATAATTTTGATTTATCGCAGAATGTCAAGTTCTCTACCTATGCGGTGCCGATGATCATCGGAGAGATCCGCCGCTACTTGCGTGATAATAACCCGATCCGGGTATCACGGTCCCTGCGGGACATCGCCTATAAGGCTTTGCAGGTCCGGGACAGCCTGACCAACCAGAACTCACGGGAGCCCACGATCCTAGAAATATCTGAGGCGCTTGGTGTACCTAAAGAGGATGTAGTGTTTGCACTGGATGCGATCCAGGACCCGGTGTCCCTGTTCGAGCCGATCTATCATGACGGCGGTGATCCGATTTATGTGATGGACCAGATCAGTGATGATAAGAACAAGGATGTATCCTGGATTGAAGAAATTGCCCTCCGCGAAGCGATGCAGCGGCTGGGACAGCGGGAGAAGCGAATTCTGTCCATGCGTTTTTTTGAGGGAAAAACCCAAATGGAAGTAGCGGATGAGATCGGCATCTCTCAGGCTCAGGTATCACGGCTTGAGAAGTCGGCGATCCAGCAGATGCAAAAGCATGTGAAGTCTTAG
- a CDS encoding YlmC/YmxH family sporulation protein encodes MNEDSIGAGTGKKMKISDFQTKDVINIVDGRRLGQISDLELDLRRGVIDAIIVPGYTRFMGLFGGGADLIIPWRNIVKIGADVVLVKIEEGRMPQSQEERETMYLERGDRSERRTY; translated from the coding sequence ATGAATGAGGATTCTATAGGTGCAGGTACAGGCAAAAAAATGAAAATCTCTGATTTTCAGACCAAGGATGTTATCAATATTGTCGACGGCAGGCGGCTGGGTCAGATCAGTGACCTGGAGCTGGATTTGCGCCGTGGTGTCATTGATGCAATTATTGTTCCCGGGTATACCAGATTTATGGGGCTGTTCGGGGGCGGGGCGGATCTGATTATTCCCTGGCGGAATATTGTCAAGATTGGCGCAGATGTGGTGCTGGTGAAGATTGAAGAAGGCCGGATGCCGCAAAGCCAGGAAGAGCGGGAAACGATGTATCTGGAGCGGGGGGACCGCAGTGAGCGGCGCACTTATTGA
- the pgeF gene encoding peptidoglycan editing factor PgeF — MEPFIQNGGTPVLLHLEPWRGQYSAITAGFTGRAGGSGKQPYDSFNCAFHVGDDPEDVLSNRRLLAESLGFTLDSWTCGEQTHSKHIAVVTRRDRGKGSLDRASAFQATDGLLTDVPGVLLTSFYADCVPLYFYDPLHEAVGLAHAGWKGTVAEIAAAMVSRMEQEYGSRPQDILAAIGPSIGECCYEVDDYVMDHVRRLEDGLKSLKAEGAPELYTRIETDSSKYMLNLKEMNQRIMIKAGILPTHIECTTWCTSCNSDLFFSYRKENGITGRMTSWIGIKES; from the coding sequence ATGGAACCGTTTATACAGAATGGCGGAACGCCGGTGCTGCTTCACTTGGAGCCATGGCGCGGGCAGTACAGTGCGATTACCGCAGGATTTACCGGCAGGGCAGGCGGCAGCGGCAAACAGCCGTATGACAGCTTCAATTGCGCTTTTCATGTGGGGGATGACCCGGAGGATGTGCTCAGCAACAGGCGGCTGCTGGCAGAAAGCCTAGGATTTACTCTGGATTCCTGGACCTGCGGGGAGCAAACCCATAGTAAACATATTGCAGTTGTTACCAGGCGGGACCGCGGCAAAGGGAGCTTGGACCGGGCTTCAGCTTTTCAGGCTACCGACGGGCTGCTGACGGATGTACCGGGTGTGCTGCTGACTTCTTTTTATGCCGATTGTGTACCTTTATATTTCTATGATCCGCTGCATGAAGCTGTAGGACTGGCCCATGCAGGCTGGAAAGGGACAGTGGCAGAGATTGCTGCTGCGATGGTCAGCCGGATGGAACAGGAGTATGGAAGCCGTCCGCAGGATATCCTGGCTGCAATAGGGCCTTCTATTGGTGAATGCTGCTACGAGGTGGATGATTATGTAATGGATCATGTCCGCAGGCTGGAGGACGGGCTTAAATCCCTGAAAGCGGAAGGCGCGCCTGAACTGTATACCCGTATAGAGACGGACAGCAGCAAATATATGCTGAACTTGAAAGAAATGAATCAACGCATTATGATTAAAGCAGGAATATTGCCGACTCATATCGAATGTACAACTTGGTGTACAAGCTGTAACAGTGATCTGTTCTTTTCTTACCGTAAGGAAAACGGGATTACAGGTAGAATGACGAGCTGGATCGGAATAAAGGAGAGTTGA
- a CDS encoding YggS family pyridoxal phosphate-dependent enzyme, translating into MVSLQERIAIVEERVARACTVSGREVSDVKVIAVTKYVPLETVSAVLEAGLTEIAESRWQDAEPKWNALGDKGIWHFIGHLQTNKVKDVIGKFQYIHSLDRLSLARELQKKAEAAGLDINVFLQVNISGEDTKFGLPPEAVEGFLREIAPLNRVKVVGLMTMAPHEEDPELTRPVFRGLRKLRDDLNLLALTPEPIRELSMGMSNDFEVAIQEGATRVRLGTVLVGH; encoded by the coding sequence TTGGTTTCACTACAGGAAAGAATAGCCATTGTGGAGGAACGTGTCGCACGGGCCTGTACGGTCAGCGGCCGGGAGGTAAGTGACGTTAAGGTGATTGCAGTGACCAAATATGTGCCGCTGGAAACGGTGTCAGCTGTACTGGAGGCAGGCCTGACAGAGATTGCGGAGAGCCGCTGGCAGGATGCGGAGCCTAAGTGGAATGCACTCGGGGACAAAGGAATCTGGCATTTTATCGGGCATTTGCAGACCAATAAAGTAAAAGACGTTATCGGTAAATTTCAATATATACATTCACTGGACCGATTGTCACTGGCACGGGAGCTGCAGAAGAAAGCAGAGGCTGCCGGGCTGGACATTAATGTTTTCCTGCAGGTCAATATCTCAGGAGAGGATACCAAGTTTGGCTTACCGCCTGAGGCTGTGGAAGGTTTCTTGAGAGAAATAGCCCCGCTTAACCGGGTGAAAGTGGTTGGACTTATGACTATGGCTCCTCATGAAGAGGACCCGGAGCTTACCCGTCCGGTCTTCCGCGGGCTGCGTAAGCTGCGTGATGATCTCAATCTGCTGGCTTTGACTCCTGAACCAATCAGGGAGCTGTCGATGGGCATGTCGAATGATTTTGAAGTGGCGATACAGGAAGGGGCCACCCGGGTACGCCTGGGAACGGTTTTAGTAGGTCATTAG
- a CDS encoding cell division protein SepF produces the protein MGVMNRFMNFLGLQEEEEIVEREQIPRDEDEYEPAPVETRKNQRANVVSIHSQKNVKVVLYEPRSYDEAQEIADHLRSHRTVVVNLQRVRNDQAMRIIDFLSGTVYALGGGISKIGGNIFMCTPDTVEIQGSITEILSDDQEFNRMR, from the coding sequence ATGGGCGTGATGAACCGGTTTATGAATTTCTTGGGCTTGCAGGAGGAAGAGGAGATTGTGGAACGGGAGCAAATTCCCCGTGATGAGGATGAATACGAACCCGCCCCTGTAGAAACGCGCAAAAATCAGAGGGCCAACGTCGTCAGTATCCATTCGCAAAAAAATGTGAAGGTTGTGCTCTATGAGCCGCGTTCGTATGACGAAGCACAGGAGATTGCTGACCATTTGCGTTCACATCGTACAGTAGTTGTCAACCTGCAGCGTGTGCGTAACGATCAGGCGATGCGGATTATTGATTTTTTAAGCGGAACCGTTTATGCCCTGGGTGGAGGAATTTCTAAGATCGGGGGCAATATATTTATGTGCACTCCGGATACAGTGGAGATTCAAGGCTCCATTACGGAGATTCTAAGTGACGACCAAGAATTTAACAGAATGAGGTGA
- a CDS encoding YggT family protein, producing the protein MNEILSIVSILFRIYYYMIFIYILMSWVPNLRENFIGELLGKLVEPYLTPFRKIIPPLFGTIDFSPIVAIVVLQLAVNGLYSIVGMLFG; encoded by the coding sequence TTGAACGAAATACTATCCATTGTCAGCATTCTTTTCCGGATTTACTATTACATGATCTTCATATACATTCTCATGTCCTGGGTACCTAACCTGCGGGAGAACTTTATCGGCGAGCTCCTGGGCAAGCTGGTAGAACCGTATTTAACACCATTCCGGAAGATTATTCCCCCGCTTTTCGGAACCATTGATTTCTCGCCTATCGTTGCGATTGTAGTGCTCCAGCTTGCGGTAAACGGGCTGTATTCCATTGTAGGTATGCTCTTCGGCTAA
- a CDS encoding YlmH/Sll1252 family protein, translated as MKNEIYGHFHPDERQFVDKAWEWVSNAGEYHETKLTEFLDPRQGYILQSLVNRHPDVTVRWEGGSGEAERKRAMIAPDYRDLSHEDMELKVLSITSGEQKFLSLEHGDYMGAILGLGIKRGKVGDIHVLEDGCHVVVAADIADYLSMNLTGVHRINVSTEILPLSGLRSSRARLETMEFTVASLRLDGIAADVTRLSRSKILVPIKAGRVRVNWKVEENPASELKDGDMVSIQGFGRFKVLEIGNLTKKGRYRIIVGKFV; from the coding sequence ATGAAGAATGAAATATATGGGCACTTTCATCCTGATGAACGGCAGTTTGTGGACAAAGCCTGGGAATGGGTCAGCAATGCAGGGGAGTATCATGAGACGAAGCTGACCGAATTTCTTGATCCCCGCCAGGGGTATATCCTGCAGAGTCTGGTGAACCGTCATCCGGACGTAACGGTACGCTGGGAAGGCGGTTCCGGTGAAGCTGAACGGAAGCGGGCTATGATTGCTCCGGATTACCGGGATCTGTCCCATGAGGATATGGAGCTGAAGGTGCTGTCCATCACTTCGGGAGAACAGAAGTTTCTTTCTCTGGAGCATGGTGATTATATGGGGGCAATTCTTGGACTGGGCATCAAAAGAGGCAAAGTCGGCGATATTCATGTGCTGGAGGATGGCTGCCATGTAGTGGTAGCCGCCGATATTGCAGATTATCTGTCGATGAATTTGACCGGTGTGCACCGGATTAATGTGAGTACGGAAATCCTTCCGCTTTCAGGCTTGCGGAGCAGCCGGGCCAGGCTGGAGACGATGGAATTCACTGTGGCTTCCTTAAGACTTGACGGGATTGCGGCAGATGTAACACGGCTGAGCCGGAGTAAAATACTTGTCCCGATCAAAGCAGGGCGCGTACGGGTGAACTGGAAGGTAGAAGAAAATCCGGCCTCTGAACTTAAGGACGGCGACATGGTATCTATACAGGGCTTCGGGCGATTCAAGGTTCTGGAAATCGGCAATTTGACGAAGAAGGGACGTTACCGCATTATTGTGGGCAAATTTGTCTGA
- a CDS encoding DivIVA domain-containing protein, translating into MPLTPLDIHNKEFSRRIRGYDEDEVNEFLDQVIKDYESVIRENKELHNQLLSLQDRLDHFLNIEESLSKTIIVAQEAADDVKNNSKKESQLILKEAEKNADRIINEALSKSRKVSIETEELRKQASIYRTRFRTLLEAQLELLSQDDWNALESREVTENTLL; encoded by the coding sequence ATGCCATTAACACCGCTCGATATACATAACAAGGAGTTCTCCCGGAGAATCCGCGGTTATGATGAGGATGAGGTCAACGAATTTCTCGATCAGGTCATCAAGGACTACGAAAGCGTCATCCGTGAGAACAAAGAGCTGCATAACCAGCTTCTTTCACTTCAGGACCGTCTTGACCATTTCCTCAATATTGAAGAAAGTCTATCCAAGACCATTATTGTTGCTCAGGAAGCTGCAGACGATGTAAAGAATAACTCCAAAAAGGAATCCCAGCTGATCCTTAAGGAAGCCGAGAAAAATGCGGACCGGATCATTAACGAGGCCTTGTCCAAATCCCGTAAGGTATCCATTGAGACAGAGGAGCTGCGCAAGCAGGCTTCGATCTACCGCACGCGTTTCCGGACGCTGCTGGAGGCTCAGCTTGAGCTGTTGTCCCAGGATGACTGGAATGCTCTTGAGAGCCGGGAGGTTACAGAGAATACCTTGTTGTGA